GTCGACCCCGGTCGGACTGCCCGCGGGCGTGCGGCGGGCACTCGGCGACCTCGGTGCCGTCGTGCACGTCGAGACCGATGACGAGTGGATCGAGCGGATGCGGCGGCGCGGACAGACCCCGGATGGCGCCCCGGCGGATGCCGCGGCGGAACCGCATCCGAGTCGCGTGCGTCTCGTGGGCCCGCGTGCGTCCGTCGCCGCGCTGCACAGCGCCCTCGCGGCGGCGGTCGACGGCGATCCCGACCTCGCGGTGTACGACGGCGAGGTGACCTCCGCGGGTCGCATCGAGCTGCTTCCGTTCGTGCACGAGCAGGCGATCGCGATCACGGCGCACCGCTACGGCAACCCCGACGACTGGAGCGCCTCCGTCATCTGACAGGTCGCGCTCCGCCATCTCTTCCGCTCTTCGCAGCCCCCTTCCGCCCATCCCGCTTTCGCCCATCCCGCCGACGACGGGGATGCCTCGTCCCTACAGGCCAGGGGCCCGGAATCCGGTTCGGATCGATCGCGGCCCGCTGTGCGGGGTCAATAGCGCATCCGAATGAGTCGATTCGGGTGCGGAAGTGGCCCCGCTTGCCGGGGGCGGATGCGGAAGCGGTCCCGCCAACCGGGGGCGGGTGCGGAAGTGGCCCCGACTGCCGGGGCGGAAGTGGCCCCGCCTCACAGGGGCTGCCCGCATCGCCAGGCGGGGTCAATAGCGCACCCGAACGAGTCGATTCGGATGCGGAAGTGGCCCCGGCTGGAAGAGGGGATGCGGAAGTGGACCCGCCCCCAGGGGCGGATGGGGGGCGGATGCGGAAGTGGCCCCGGCTGCGCGGGCGGCTGCCGGGGCGGATGCGGAAGTGGCCCCGCCTCACAGCGGCTGCCCCGCACCGCCAGGCGGGGCCAATAGCGCACCCGAACGAGTCGATTCGGATGCGGAAGTGGCCCCGCCAGCCGGGACGGATGCGGAATTGGCCCCGACTGCAGGGGCGGATGCGGAAGTGGCCCCGACTGCGGGGGCGGATGCGCGGGCGGATGCGGAAGTGGCCCCGGCCGACCGAGCACCAGAATCGTGTAAAGAATTCTTGACACGAGGGATGCCGCGAGCGTACTGTCGTGTCAAGAATCTTTTACACGGGAGGGCGTCATGGTCTACGAGGAGCGCAACGTCTGGACGGGTCTCGTCGTCAGCCTGATCGCGATCACGGCGTACGTCGTCGCGGTGCTGCAGCAGGCGGCGGGCCGACCGGTGACCGAGGTCGACTGGCCTCCGCTGATGCTGTGGATGATCGGCGGCGGCATCGTCGTCACCATCGCGATCAGCATCGCCTGGGGCCTGATCGCCGGCGCGCGCGACCCCGACGGCGTGGGGAAGTCCGACATTCGCGATCGCGACATCGGCCGCATGGGCAGCCGCGTCGAGCAGGCGTTCGTCGCCCTCGCGGGCACCGGGGTGATCCTGCTCTGCGCTCTGAACGCCGACGTCTTCTGGATCGCGCACACCATGTTCGCGGGCTTCGCGGTCGCCAGCATCGTGGGTGGGATCGCGCGGGTCGTCGCCTACCGGCGCGGACTCGTCTGATGGTCAAGCCGACACTCGTCTCCAACCGCATCCGCGCGCACCGGGAGGCCGCCGGATTCACCCAGGCCGAACTCGCCCGCCGCATCGGTGTGACGAGGCAGACGCTCATCGCGATCGAGCAGGAGAAGTACTCGCCGTCGCTCGAACTCGCATTCCAGATCGCCCGCGCATTCGGCGTCGGGCTCGACGACCTGTTCCAGTACCCGGAACCCCGCACGACGGAGGTGTGACATGACCGAGACGACGACGACCCCGATGATGCCGGCATGGCGCCGAGAGACCTATGGACCCGCCGACGGGTTCCGACTCGAGCAGATCCCCGTGCCGGTGCCGCGCCGCGGCGAAGTGGTGCTTCGGGTCGAGGCCACCTCCCTCAACGCGGGGGACGTGCGGCTCATGCTCGGCGATCCGCTGCTGGTGCGGCCGATCTACGGCCTTACCAAGCCGAAGCATCCGGTGCGCGGGATGGAGGTCGTCGGCACCGTCGTCGCCGTCGGGCCGCAGGCGATCGGCGCGGAGCTCGGAGAGCGGGTCGTCGGCGAACTCGTCGGTGGGGGCGGCCTCGCCTCGCATGTCGCGGTGCCGGCGTCGCGGCTGGTGCCGATCCGTCCGGACGTCACCGCCGAGGCCGCGGCCTGTCTGCCCGTCGCCGGTGGCACGGCGTGGCAGGCGCTCGACCTCGCCGGCATCGGCATCCGCTCCGACCGCCGCTCCGACCGCCGCTCGGACCGCTCCCCGGATCGTGTTCCGGATCGCCGTTCGGACGGCACTCCCGGGCATCGCTCGGGCACTGCGTCCGCCGGCGCTGTCCGGGATGCCGCGCGCGTCCAGCGGGTACTGATCCTCGGGGCCTCCGGTGGCGTCGGCACGTTCGCCGTGCAGCTCGCCGCGCTGCGAGGAGCGGAGGTGTGGGCGACGTGCGGTGAACGCAATGCGCGTCTCGTCGAGCACCTCGGCGCCGTGCGCACGCTCGATCATCGTCGCTCTCCGCTCGCCGAGCTCCCGGCCGCCCACTTCGATGCCGTGATCGACATCGCGGGCGGCGTGGGGCTGCGTGAGCTGCAGAATCTCGTGGCGCCCGGCGGCACGGTGGTGCTGGTGACCGGGGACGGCGGTCCGGTTCTCGGGCCGATCCCGCGGATGCTGAAAGCAGCACTGCTCTCGATCGGATCGAGCCGTCGCATCCGCCCATGCGCAGCCAGTCCGCGCCCCGAGATCCTCGCCAAGCTCCTCGAACTCGTCTCCGAAGGACGCCTCACGCCCGTCATCGAGCGGGAGTACCCGTTCGAGGAGGGGGCCGCCGCCCTCGCGCACGTCGAGGCGGGGCACACGGTGGGCAAGGTGGTCGTGCGAGGAGCCTGAGCGAGAAGCGTCCGCGCTCTGGCGGCGTTCAGGGGCGGATGACAGAATAGATGCTGGCGTGCCCGAGTCGCATCTTCCCCGGGCGCCGACTCTGACCGAGCGGCGCGGGTCGAAGGACCGCCGGGCCCCTGGACAGCGTCCGCCGCATCCGTTCGAGGAGCCCCATGTCTGTCGAAACCACTGCGTCGACGTCCGAGACCGCCACTCCGGTCCGCACCGCACACCACCGTCACTACCTGATGTGCAAGCCGTCGCACTTCACGGTGAACTACTCGATCAACCCGTGGATGGAGCCGGCCAAGCCGACCGACACGGCCAGGGCCGTCGAGCAGTGGCAGAAGCTGCACGACCTCTACCTCGAGCTCGGCCACGAGGTCGAGCTCATCGAGCCGCTCGCCGGATACCCCGACATGGTCTACACCGCCAACGGCGGATTCCTGATCGACAACCGCGCCTACGTGCCGAAGTTCCGCTTCGTCGAACGTCAGGGTGAGGCTCCGGCCTTCGCCGACTGGTTCCGCGCCGCCGGCTACGACACCGTCATCCCCGAAGAGGTCAACGAGGGCGAGGGCGACTTCCTGCTCGTCGGCGACGTGATCCTCGCCGGCACCGGCTTCCGCTCGACCGGCGACAGCCACCGCGAGGTGGGCGAGGTCTTCGGCCGCGAGGTCGTGTCGCTCAACCTCGTCGACCCGCGCTTCTACCACCTCGACACCGCGATCGCCGTGCTCGATCCGGTGCAGGGCACGGAGAACGGCGGCCCGAGCGCGCGAACATCGCGTACCTCCCCGGAGCGTTCGACGACGAGAGCCGCGCGATCCTCGAAGAGCGCTTCCCCGACGCGATCCTCGTGTCCGACGAAGACGGCTCCGTGTTCGGTCTCAACTCCGCGAGCGACGGCTACAACGTCATCATCTCGCCGCGGGCGAAGGGCTTCGAGACGCAGCTGCGCGAGCGCGGCTACAACCCGATCATGATCGACCTGTCCGAGCTGCTGCTCGGCGGCGGCGGCATCAAGTGCTGCACGCTCGAGCTGCGCGGTCAGGCATGACCGCCGTCGAGCCCGGCGTCGCGGCAGAGGTCGCGGCCGAGCCGCACGTCGCGCACAACTACCACCCGCTGCCGGTCAACATCGCCCGCGGCGAGGGTGCCTGGGTGACGGATGTCGAGGGCAAGCGCTACCTCGACCTGCTCGCCGCCTACTCGGCGGTGAACTTCGGCCACCGGCATCCGGCTCTCGTGGCAGCCCTGACCGAGCAGCTCGGTCGGGTCACCCTCACCAGCCGCGCGTTCATGAGCGACCGCCTCGAGCCGTTCGCGGCCGCGCTCGCCGCGCTCGCCGGCAAGGAGATGGTCCTGCCGATGAACACCGGCGCCGAAGCGGTCGAGACGGGCATCAAGGTCGCCCGTGCCTGGGGCTACCGCGTCAAGGGCATCGCCGACGGGCGGGCGCGCATCATCGTCGCCGCCGGCAACTTCCACGGCCGCACGACCACCATCGTCAGCTTCAGTGACGACGAGGAGGCGCGGGCCGACTTCGGACCGTACACGCCCGGATTCGACACCGTGCCCTACGGGGATGCGGATGCCGTCGCCGCGGCCATCACCGACGACACCGCGGCCGTCCTCATCGAGCCCATCCAGGGCGAGGGTGGAGTGGTGATCCCGCCCGAGGGCTATCTCCGCCGCATCCGCGAGATCTGCGACGAGAAGAACGTGCTGTTCATCGCCGACGAGATCCAGTCGGGTCTCGGCCGCGTGGGCGAGACCTTCGCCTGCGACCGGGAGGGCGTCGTGCCCGACCTGTACCTGCTCGGCAAGGCGCTCGGCGGCGGCATCCTTCCCGTCTCCGCCGTCGTCGGCGATGCCGACGTGCTGGGAGTCATCCGCCCCGGCGAGCACGGCTCGACGTTCGGCGGCAACCCGCTCGCCGCAGCCGTCGGGCTGCGCGTGGTCGAGATGCTCGAGTCGGGCGAGTTCCAGGAGCGCGCCCGCGCTCTGGGTGCCCACCTCGGCGCTGCGCTCGAGCCGCTGATCGGCCACGGCGTCACCGAGGTGCGCATCGCCGGGTTGTGGGCGGGCGTCGACATCGACCCCGCCAGGGGCACGGGTCGCGAGATCGCCGAGAAGCTCCTCGATCGCGGCGTGCTCGTCAAGGACACGCACGGGCAGACCATCCGCATCGCCCCGCCGCTCGTGATCCGAGCGACGGAGCTGGACTGGGCCGTCGAGCAGCTGAAGCTGGTGCTCGGGGCCTAGTCCGCGTCCTGTCGAACCCCGTCGGCCCTCGCTCAGGCGGGGGTGTCGTTCGGGTCGAGGGTGCGCAGGGTGTCCTGCTCGACCTCGTTGTCGGCCTCGAGCTGGTCCTCGGTGTTCTCGTCGCCACCGAGGGCCGCATCGCGGTCGGGGCTCGCGTTGCCCTGGATGGCGCCACGCGGCGATTCGCCGTGCGAGCTGTCACCCTGGATCGCGCCGCCCTGGGCCGCCCCCTGAGCGTTCTCCTCCTGGGCGTCGCCCTGGATCGCACCGCGAGCGGCGTCTCCGTGCGAGCTGTCGCCCTGGATGGCACCGCCCTGCGTCGAGCCCTGGGCGTTGCCGTCGAGCTCGTCGGGCCGGCGTCCGGCATCCGCAGACGACTGTCCGGCATCCGCGGACGACTGTCCGTCCGGAGCGGTGTTGTGCTCGGGGATCTGCTCGGGGAGCCCTCGGCGGGCTGCTCGGGGTGCGGGGTGCGTCCTGTGTTCTGGTCCATGTCGCGACGGTACGTCCGGTCCTGTCGACCGGGGAGGGCATTGACAAACCCCGTGGGCCCGGTCAGGACCGGTTCAGTCCCGGGGTGCCGTGCGGATCGGCGAGGTCGCGGCGGCTTCGTCGCTGAACTCCACCGGGTCTGCCTTCTCGCGCAACTGGTCGCGATCCACGATGCTGAGCGGCCGGGTCTCGTCGAGCGTCATCAGGAACCGGCTCCCCTCGGAGCGATGCAGGCGCCCCGAGGTGAACACCCAGATCGCTCCGATCGCACAGGCCACGAAGCCGGCGGTGCCGCCCAGCATGATCGCGCTGCGCGGACCGAACGTGTCGGCCACCCACCCGGCGATCGGGGCGCCGATCGGGGTCGAGCCCATGATCACGGCCATGTAGAGCGCCAGCACGCGCCCGCGCAGCGCCGGGGCGGTCGTCATCTGCACGTAGCCGTTCGCCGTGGTCAGGAGCGTCACGATCGTGAACCCGGTGAACGTCAGCGTCACCGCGTAGGAGATGTAGGTCGGCATCGCCGCCGACACGAAGGCGGCCACGCCGAAGCCGCCGGCCGCGAAGATCACGACGCGCACCCTGGCACGGTCACGACGGGCGGCGAGCAGCGCCCCGGCCAGCGAGCCGATCGCGAGCACCGAGCTCAGTACGCCGTATCCGTCGGCGCCCGCCCCGAACTCCAGCGCCATGGTCGAGGCGAAGATCGGGAAGTTCATGCCGAACGCGCCGATGAGGAACACCGTCACGAACACCACTCGCAGGTCGCTGCGACCCCAGACGTAGCGGAATCCCTCGGCGAGACCGCCAGGACGACGGTTCTTGAGCCGTGGTGCGAGCTGGCCGGTGCGCAGCATCAGCAGGGCGACGAGCATGGCAAGGAATGTCACGGCGTTCGCGATGAACACCCAGCCCGACCCGATCGCGACGATCAGCAGGCCACCGACGGCCGGGCCGATCATGCGGGCCAGGTTGAAGGAGGCCGAGTTGAGGGCGACGGCGTTCGAGGTGTCGCCGGCCGACACCATGTCGGAGACGAAAGCCTGGCGAGCGGGGGCGTCGAAGGCGTTCACGACGCCGAAGGCCGCGGCGAACCCGAACATCATCGGCAGCGTCATGACGTCGTTCAGCAGCAGCACGCCCACGGCGATCGCGAGCATCAGCAGCGCGGTCTGGGTCGCCAGCAGGATGCGCCGCCGCTCGAAGCGGTCGGCCACCCAGCCGGTCACGCTCACCAGCACGAGCGGCGGACCGAACTGCAGCGCCATGGTGAACCCCATGGCTGCGGCGTCGTTGTCGGTGAGTTCGGTGAGGACGACCCAGTCCTGGGCGGTCGCCTGCATCCATCCGCCGATGTTCGACACCAGCGCTCCGGCGAACCAGATGCGGTAGTTGATGTTCGCGAACGAACGGAACATCGCGCTCATCGGTCGACCACCTTCCGCATCAGGGCGCTCGCCGCACGCAGCGTCGCCAATTCGTCCTCCGTGAAGTCCAGCTCGCCGAGCATGTCGGCCAGCAGCTCGTCGCGGCGCCGGATGGTCTGCGCGACGATCTCGGTGCCGGACTCCGTGATGTCGACCTGCACGCGGCGGCGGTCTTCGGCATCCGGCGTGCGGATCACGTACCCCTGCTCCTCGAGGCCGTTGATCATGTTGGTCATCGACGGTGCGGTGACGCGCTCGCGTTCGGCGAGCGAGGTGATCGTGCGCTGCCCGTGCATGCGCAGCGTCGCCAGCACCGCCAGCTGCGCATCGCTCATGGCGTCGACGGCGCGGACGGATCGAAGGCGCCGTGCGAGCCGGAACGTCGCCATGCGCAGGTCTGTCGCGGTGAGGTGGAGGGATTCATCGGTCGCAGACATTACTTAGACAGTCTAAGCAATTTCGA
This genomic interval from Microbacterium hydrocarbonoxydans contains the following:
- a CDS encoding helix-turn-helix transcriptional regulator produces the protein MVKPTLVSNRIRAHREAAGFTQAELARRIGVTRQTLIAIEQEKYSPSLELAFQIARAFGVGLDDLFQYPEPRTTEV
- a CDS encoding NAD(P)-dependent alcohol dehydrogenase, which produces MTETTTTPMMPAWRRETYGPADGFRLEQIPVPVPRRGEVVLRVEATSLNAGDVRLMLGDPLLVRPIYGLTKPKHPVRGMEVVGTVVAVGPQAIGAELGERVVGELVGGGGLASHVAVPASRLVPIRPDVTAEAAACLPVAGGTAWQALDLAGIGIRSDRRSDRRSDRSPDRVPDRRSDGTPGHRSGTASAGAVRDAARVQRVLILGASGGVGTFAVQLAALRGAEVWATCGERNARLVEHLGAVRTLDHRRSPLAELPAAHFDAVIDIAGGVGLRELQNLVAPGGTVVLVTGDGGPVLGPIPRMLKAALLSIGSSRRIRPCAASPRPEILAKLLELVSEGRLTPVIEREYPFEEGAAALAHVEAGHTVGKVVVRGA
- the rocD gene encoding ornithine--oxo-acid transaminase, which gives rise to MTAVEPGVAAEVAAEPHVAHNYHPLPVNIARGEGAWVTDVEGKRYLDLLAAYSAVNFGHRHPALVAALTEQLGRVTLTSRAFMSDRLEPFAAALAALAGKEMVLPMNTGAEAVETGIKVARAWGYRVKGIADGRARIIVAAGNFHGRTTTIVSFSDDEEARADFGPYTPGFDTVPYGDADAVAAAITDDTAAVLIEPIQGEGGVVIPPEGYLRRIREICDEKNVLFIADEIQSGLGRVGETFACDREGVVPDLYLLGKALGGGILPVSAVVGDADVLGVIRPGEHGSTFGGNPLAAAVGLRVVEMLESGEFQERARALGAHLGAALEPLIGHGVTEVRIAGLWAGVDIDPARGTGREIAEKLLDRGVLVKDTHGQTIRIAPPLVIRATELDWAVEQLKLVLGA
- a CDS encoding MFS transporter, with translation MFRSFANINYRIWFAGALVSNIGGWMQATAQDWVVLTELTDNDAAAMGFTMALQFGPPLVLVSVTGWVADRFERRRILLATQTALLMLAIAVGVLLLNDVMTLPMMFGFAAAFGVVNAFDAPARQAFVSDMVSAGDTSNAVALNSASFNLARMIGPAVGGLLIVAIGSGWVFIANAVTFLAMLVALLMLRTGQLAPRLKNRRPGGLAEGFRYVWGRSDLRVVFVTVFLIGAFGMNFPIFASTMALEFGAGADGYGVLSSVLAIGSLAGALLAARRDRARVRVVIFAAGGFGVAAFVSAAMPTYISYAVTLTFTGFTIVTLLTTANGYVQMTTAPALRGRVLALYMAVIMGSTPIGAPIAGWVADTFGPRSAIMLGGTAGFVACAIGAIWVFTSGRLHRSEGSRFLMTLDETRPLSIVDRDQLREKADPVEFSDEAAATSPIRTAPRD
- a CDS encoding MarR family winged helix-turn-helix transcriptional regulator; protein product: MSATDESLHLTATDLRMATFRLARRLRSVRAVDAMSDAQLAVLATLRMHGQRTITSLAERERVTAPSMTNMINGLEEQGYVIRTPDAEDRRRVQVDITESGTEIVAQTIRRRDELLADMLGELDFTEDELATLRAASALMRKVVDR